The Arachis hypogaea cultivar Tifrunner chromosome 14, arahy.Tifrunner.gnm2.J5K5, whole genome shotgun sequence genome has a segment encoding these proteins:
- the LOC114925243 gene encoding receptor-like protein 47 encodes MIPSCLGSFSQSLQYLSLAGNKLTGDIPQTYVKGNALQWIDFSSNKLYGQLPRALVNCRMLEFLDVRHNHFNDSFPFWLGSLPQLKVVSLRDNQFHGAIMCPLEYTFPQLRIIDLSQNGFSTKLTSEIIMCFKSMIISNKRQLDFKNVIFSKNMLIDIDLSSFSLSNKGVIMDYLGGQYLHHMVAIDLSSNKIYGEIPDFMGSLNSLVVLNLSNNMFTGSIPSSFGKLSSLEVLDLSLNSLSGNIPQQLTELTFLDFFNVFFNNLSGPIPENGQLSTFDNNSFEGNKDLCGIQLMKKCEDHPKPPLQKPDGDQDSESGSFFELYWMVILIGYGGGLVAGLALGNAFAVDVFRLLQKIF; translated from the coding sequence ATGATTCCATCATGTTTGGGAAGCTTTAGTCAATCTCTTCAATATTTGTCGCTCGCAGGAAACAAACTGACTGGGGATATTCCTCAAACTTATGTGAAAGGAAATGCCCTTCAGTGGATTGATTTTAGTTCTAACAAGTTGTATGGTCAATTACCAAGAGCACTTGTCAATTGCAGAATGCTAGAGTTTCTTGATGTGAGACATAACCATTTCAATGACTCATTTCCTTTCTGGTTAGGATCTCTTCCTCAGTTAAAGGTTGTTTCTTTACGTGATAATCAATTTCACGGAGCTATAATGTGTCCATTGGAATACACATTTCCCCAACTTCGAATCATTGATCTCTCTCAAAATGGTTTCTCAACAAAATTAACATCGGAAATAATCATGTGCTTCAAATCAATGATCATATCCAACAAAAGACAACTGGATTTCAAGAACGTGATTTTTAGTAAGAATATGTTGATAGATATTGATTTGTCTTCATTTTCATTGTCCAACAAAGGAGTTATAATGGATTATCTTGGGGGTCAATACCTTCATCACATGGTAGCCATTGATCTTTCAAGTAACAAAATTTATGGTGAGATTCCGGATTTCATGGGAAGTTTGAATAGCCTTGTCGTACTCAATTTGTCCAATAACATGTTTACTGGCAGCATCCCATCTTCCTTCGGAAAGCTTTCAAGTCTTGAAGTGTTGGACCTTTCTCTCAATAGCCTGTCAGGAAATATTCCTCAACAACTCACAGAACTAACCTTCTTGGATTTTTTCAATGTGTTTTTCAACAATCTCTCAGGTCCAATCCCAGAAAATGGACAACTTTCCACATTTGATAATAATTCATTTGAGGGAAACAAGGATTTGTGCGGGATTCAATTGATGAAGAAATGTGAAGATCATCCTAAGCCTCCATTGCAAAAACCTGATGGTGATCAAGATTCTGAGTCAGGATCTTTCTTTgaattgtattggatggtaattctAATTGGATATGGGGGTGGCCTTGTTGCTGGGTTAGCACTGGGAAATGCTTTCGCTGTAGATGTTTTTAGGTTGCTGCAAAAGATCTTTTAA
- the LOC112743317 gene encoding receptor-like protein 49 isoform X1 — MTMMGLLHSVALSIQFLLLFSSSLFTNCLTLNDSTTTHHHECHQHESNALLSFKQSFFISKSASYNTFSYPKTVSWIPTTDCCSWDGIECDELTGHVISIDLSSSLLYGSMDANSTLFSLVHLQCLDLSDNDFNHSQIPARIGHLSQLRHLNLSQFGETTLSVIKRLHLKESTLRSLIQNSTRLEQLRLNFVTISSSLPHTLTNLTSLQILSFWQCELHGEFPIGIFSLANLTYLNFAENQNLQGTLPASIGNLTNLAHLILEDNVFHGEIPRSLFGLENLVTLDLFSNFFEGRLALDMFLKLKMLNVLDLSFNKLSLFSQNRDVNVTILPPIQWLGLSGCNLNGEIPTWIMNLTALNCLGLSRNNLQGEIPYFFFKLENLTILDLIHNILEGQIELDMLSKLQKLTILSLGGGNKLYFLEGKNTSNVTIPSQIQMLDLSSCNLVRFPNFIQHLQELTHLYISDNSIKTIPSWLWNKTTLESLEISNNLLMGEISPSICNLQSLIYLDLSSNYLVGMIPSCLGSFSQSLQYLSLAGNKLTGNIPQTYVKGNALQWIDFSSNKLYGQLPRALVNCRMLEFLDVRHNHFNDSFTFWLGSLPKLKVVSLRDNQFHGAIMCPLKYTFPQLQIIDLSQNGFSTKLTSEIIMCFKSMIISNKRQLDFKDEIYLSWNVFINIDLLSFSMFNKGVVMDYLGGQYLHHMVAIDLSCNEISGEIPDTMGSLNGLVVLNLSNNMFSGTIPSSFGKLSNLEVLDLSLNDLSGNIPQQLTGLTFLDFFNVSFNNLSGPIPENGQLSTFDENSFKGNKDLCGIRLLKKCEDHPKLPLQKPDGDQDSESGSFFELYWMVIVIGYGGGLVAGLALGNAFAVDVFRLLKKIF, encoded by the exons ATGACAATGATGGGGTTGTTGCATTCTGTTGCTTTGTCCATACagtttcttctcctcttctcatCCTCCCTGTTTACAAACTGTTTAACTTTGAATGATTCAACTACTACTCATCATCATGAATGCCATCAACATGAAAGCAATGCCTTGCTCAGCTTTAAACAAAGCTTCTTCATAAGTAAGTCTGCATCTTACAATACTTTCAGTTATCCTAAAACTGTTTCCTGGATTCCAACCACAGATTGCTGCTCCTGGGATGGCATTGAATGCGATGAGCTCACAGGTCATGTCATTTCCATTGATCTTAGTAGCAGCCTGCTCTATGGTTCCATGGATGCTAATAGCACCCTTTTCTCACTTGTGCATCTTCAATGCCTTGATCTTTCTGACAATGACTTCAATCACTCGCAAATTCCAGCAAGGATAGGTCACTTGTCACAACTGAGGCATTTGAATCTTTCTCAATTTGGTGAAACCACATTGTCAG TTATCAAGCGTTTACATCTCAAGGAATCCACTCTGCGAAGCTTAATTCAAAACTCAACAAGACTTGAACAACTTCGCCTTAATTTTGTGACCATTTCATCATCTTTACCTCACACGCTCACAAACCTTACATCTCTGCAAATACTCTCTTTTTGGCAATGTGAACTACATGGTGAGTTTCCTATCGGAATATTCTCTCTTGCAAACTTAACATATTTGAATTTTGCGGAAAACCAAAATCTGCAGGGCACATTACCTGCATCCATTGGAAACCTGACCAATTTAGCTCACTTGATTCTTGAAGATAATGTCTTTCATGGTGAAATCCCTCGCTCTCTTTTTGGACTAGAGAATCTTGTAACTTtagatctattttctaattttttcgaAGGCCGCCTAGCACTTGACATGTTTTTGAAGCTAAAGATGCTTAATGTTCTTGATTTGTCTTTCAACAAATTGTCCTTGTTCTCACAAAATAGGGATGTCAATGTGACAATCCTTCCTCCAATTCAATGGTTAGGATTGAGTGGGTGCAATTTAAATGGAGAAATCCCAACTTGGATAATGAATCTAACCGCTTTAAATTGCTTGGGCCTTTCTCGAAATAATCTTCAAGGTGAaattccatatttcttcttcaagTTAGAAAACCTTACAATTCTCGATCTAATTCATAATATATTGGAAGGACAGATCGAGCTTGACATGCTTTCAAAGCTCCAAAAGCTTACTATTCTTTCTTTAGGCGGAGGCAACAAATTGTATTTTCTTGAAGGGAAGAACACTTCCAACGTaacaattccttctcaaattcaaatGTTGGATTTAAGTTCATGCAATTTAGTTCGTTTTCCCAATTTTATACAACACTTGCAAGAGTTGACTCATCTTTACATATCAGACAACAGCATAAAGACAATACCGAGTTGGTTATGGAACAAAACAACTCTTGAGAGTTTGGAAATTTCCAACAACCTATTGATGGGAGAAATATCCCCCTCCATATGCAACCTGCAGTCCCTTATATATCTTGATTTATCTTCCAACTACTTAGTTGGCATGATTCCATCATGTTTGGGAAGCTTTAGTCAATCTCTTCAATATTTGTCGCTCGCAGGAAACAAACTGACTGGCAATATTCCTCAAACTTATGTGAAAGGAAATGCCCTTCAGTGGATTGATTTTAGTTCTAACAAGTTGTATGGTCAATTACCAAGAGCACTTGTCAACTGCAGAATGCTAGAGTTTCTTGATGTGAGACATAACCATTTCAATGACTCATTTACTTTCTGGTTAGGATCTCTTCCTAAGTTAAAGGTTGTTTCTTTACGTGATAATCAATTTCACGGAGCTATAATGTGTCCATTGAAATACACATTTCCCCAGCTTCAAATCATTGATCTCTCTCAAAATGGTTTCTCAACAAAATTAACATCAGAAATAATCATGTGCTTCAAATCGATGATCATATCCAACAAAAGACAACTGGATTTCAAGGACGAGATTTATTTAAGTTGGAATGTGTTTATAAATATTGATTTGCTTTCATTTTCAATGTTCaacaaaggagttgtcatggattATCTTGGGGGTCAATACCTTCATCACATGGTAGCCATTGATCTTTCATGTAACGAAATTTCTGGAGAGATTCCAGATACCATGGGAAGTTTGAATGGTCTTGTTGTGCTCAACTTGTCTAATAACATGTTTAGTGGCACCATCCCATCTTCCTTCGGAAAGCTTTCAAATCTTGAAGTTCTCGACCTTTCTCTCAATGACTTGTCAGGGAATATTCCTCAACAACTCACAGGGCTAACCTTCTTGGATTTCTTCAATGTGTCTTTCAACAATCTCTCAGGTCCAATCCCAGAAAATGGGCAACTTTCAACATTTGATGAAAATTCATTTAAGGGAAACAAAGATTTGTGCGGGATTCGGTTGTTGAAGAAATGTGAAGATCATCCTAAGCTTCCATTGCAAAAACCTGATGGCGATCAAGATTCTGAGTCGGGATCTTTCTTTgaattgtattggatggtaattgTAATTGGATATGGGGGTGGCCTTGTTGCTGGGTTAGCACTGGGAAATGCTTTCGCCGTAGATGTTTTTAGGTTGCTGAAAAAGATCTTTTAA
- the LOC112743317 gene encoding receptor-like protein 54 isoform X2, which translates to MDANSTLFSLVHLQCLDLSDNDFNHSQIPARIGHLSQLRHLNLSQFGETTLSVIKRLHLKESTLRSLIQNSTRLEQLRLNFVTISSSLPHTLTNLTSLQILSFWQCELHGEFPIGIFSLANLTYLNFAENQNLQGTLPASIGNLTNLAHLILEDNVFHGEIPRSLFGLENLVTLDLFSNFFEGRLALDMFLKLKMLNVLDLSFNKLSLFSQNRDVNVTILPPIQWLGLSGCNLNGEIPTWIMNLTALNCLGLSRNNLQGEIPYFFFKLENLTILDLIHNILEGQIELDMLSKLQKLTILSLGGGNKLYFLEGKNTSNVTIPSQIQMLDLSSCNLVRFPNFIQHLQELTHLYISDNSIKTIPSWLWNKTTLESLEISNNLLMGEISPSICNLQSLIYLDLSSNYLVGMIPSCLGSFSQSLQYLSLAGNKLTGNIPQTYVKGNALQWIDFSSNKLYGQLPRALVNCRMLEFLDVRHNHFNDSFTFWLGSLPKLKVVSLRDNQFHGAIMCPLKYTFPQLQIIDLSQNGFSTKLTSEIIMCFKSMIISNKRQLDFKDEIYLSWNVFINIDLLSFSMFNKGVVMDYLGGQYLHHMVAIDLSCNEISGEIPDTMGSLNGLVVLNLSNNMFSGTIPSSFGKLSNLEVLDLSLNDLSGNIPQQLTGLTFLDFFNVSFNNLSGPIPENGQLSTFDENSFKGNKDLCGIRLLKKCEDHPKLPLQKPDGDQDSESGSFFELYWMVIVIGYGGGLVAGLALGNAFAVDVFRLLKKIF; encoded by the exons ATGGATGCTAATAGCACCCTTTTCTCACTTGTGCATCTTCAATGCCTTGATCTTTCTGACAATGACTTCAATCACTCGCAAATTCCAGCAAGGATAGGTCACTTGTCACAACTGAGGCATTTGAATCTTTCTCAATTTGGTGAAACCACATTGTCAG TTATCAAGCGTTTACATCTCAAGGAATCCACTCTGCGAAGCTTAATTCAAAACTCAACAAGACTTGAACAACTTCGCCTTAATTTTGTGACCATTTCATCATCTTTACCTCACACGCTCACAAACCTTACATCTCTGCAAATACTCTCTTTTTGGCAATGTGAACTACATGGTGAGTTTCCTATCGGAATATTCTCTCTTGCAAACTTAACATATTTGAATTTTGCGGAAAACCAAAATCTGCAGGGCACATTACCTGCATCCATTGGAAACCTGACCAATTTAGCTCACTTGATTCTTGAAGATAATGTCTTTCATGGTGAAATCCCTCGCTCTCTTTTTGGACTAGAGAATCTTGTAACTTtagatctattttctaattttttcgaAGGCCGCCTAGCACTTGACATGTTTTTGAAGCTAAAGATGCTTAATGTTCTTGATTTGTCTTTCAACAAATTGTCCTTGTTCTCACAAAATAGGGATGTCAATGTGACAATCCTTCCTCCAATTCAATGGTTAGGATTGAGTGGGTGCAATTTAAATGGAGAAATCCCAACTTGGATAATGAATCTAACCGCTTTAAATTGCTTGGGCCTTTCTCGAAATAATCTTCAAGGTGAaattccatatttcttcttcaagTTAGAAAACCTTACAATTCTCGATCTAATTCATAATATATTGGAAGGACAGATCGAGCTTGACATGCTTTCAAAGCTCCAAAAGCTTACTATTCTTTCTTTAGGCGGAGGCAACAAATTGTATTTTCTTGAAGGGAAGAACACTTCCAACGTaacaattccttctcaaattcaaatGTTGGATTTAAGTTCATGCAATTTAGTTCGTTTTCCCAATTTTATACAACACTTGCAAGAGTTGACTCATCTTTACATATCAGACAACAGCATAAAGACAATACCGAGTTGGTTATGGAACAAAACAACTCTTGAGAGTTTGGAAATTTCCAACAACCTATTGATGGGAGAAATATCCCCCTCCATATGCAACCTGCAGTCCCTTATATATCTTGATTTATCTTCCAACTACTTAGTTGGCATGATTCCATCATGTTTGGGAAGCTTTAGTCAATCTCTTCAATATTTGTCGCTCGCAGGAAACAAACTGACTGGCAATATTCCTCAAACTTATGTGAAAGGAAATGCCCTTCAGTGGATTGATTTTAGTTCTAACAAGTTGTATGGTCAATTACCAAGAGCACTTGTCAACTGCAGAATGCTAGAGTTTCTTGATGTGAGACATAACCATTTCAATGACTCATTTACTTTCTGGTTAGGATCTCTTCCTAAGTTAAAGGTTGTTTCTTTACGTGATAATCAATTTCACGGAGCTATAATGTGTCCATTGAAATACACATTTCCCCAGCTTCAAATCATTGATCTCTCTCAAAATGGTTTCTCAACAAAATTAACATCAGAAATAATCATGTGCTTCAAATCGATGATCATATCCAACAAAAGACAACTGGATTTCAAGGACGAGATTTATTTAAGTTGGAATGTGTTTATAAATATTGATTTGCTTTCATTTTCAATGTTCaacaaaggagttgtcatggattATCTTGGGGGTCAATACCTTCATCACATGGTAGCCATTGATCTTTCATGTAACGAAATTTCTGGAGAGATTCCAGATACCATGGGAAGTTTGAATGGTCTTGTTGTGCTCAACTTGTCTAATAACATGTTTAGTGGCACCATCCCATCTTCCTTCGGAAAGCTTTCAAATCTTGAAGTTCTCGACCTTTCTCTCAATGACTTGTCAGGGAATATTCCTCAACAACTCACAGGGCTAACCTTCTTGGATTTCTTCAATGTGTCTTTCAACAATCTCTCAGGTCCAATCCCAGAAAATGGGCAACTTTCAACATTTGATGAAAATTCATTTAAGGGAAACAAAGATTTGTGCGGGATTCGGTTGTTGAAGAAATGTGAAGATCATCCTAAGCTTCCATTGCAAAAACCTGATGGCGATCAAGATTCTGAGTCGGGATCTTTCTTTgaattgtattggatggtaattgTAATTGGATATGGGGGTGGCCTTGTTGCTGGGTTAGCACTGGGAAATGCTTTCGCCGTAGATGTTTTTAGGTTGCTGAAAAAGATCTTTTAA